The following proteins are co-located in the Rippkaea orientalis PCC 8801 genome:
- a CDS encoding phytase, producing MNKIINSLAVACFSFAFSHQAAIAVQLATPTAETPPVIDEIVDPPGDADDPAIWLHPNDPSQSLVLGTLKNAGLGVYDLGGNLLQLIQPNSIRYNNVDLLYGFSLGGNSVDLAIASDRQNDILAIFKIDPMTRLLESIVSNNIGTIFTPVGQVSNGTTTAYGLATYTDLSTGKNYVFVSQRETGNVAQLELFDDGTGKVNYTQVRSLTLPIPPGGVLEDAQVEGMVADRELGYVYVGQENRGIWKFSASPNGSTLGQLIDAVKPEGTHLEADVEGLTIYYSDNGTGYLLASSQGDNTFAIYDRLGNNNYLGSFSIVASGGIDSVEESDGADVINVPLGSQFPFGLFVTQDGSNDPPELFFDPDDQEFVNVSSNFKFVPWETIANAFAPNPLLINTSSFDPRNPSSITVPEPTLSIWGLFVMLGVGYLKRGKNHPFR from the coding sequence ATGAACAAAATTATTAATAGTCTTGCGGTAGCTTGTTTCTCCTTCGCATTCAGTCATCAAGCAGCGATCGCAGTACAATTAGCGACACCAACAGCAGAAACCCCCCCTGTGATCGATGAAATTGTTGATCCCCCTGGTGACGCTGATGATCCCGCGATCTGGCTTCATCCGAACGATCCATCTCAAAGCTTAGTCTTGGGAACCTTGAAGAATGCGGGGTTAGGGGTCTATGATTTGGGCGGAAATCTCTTACAATTAATTCAACCCAATAGTATCCGCTACAATAACGTTGATCTCCTATATGGCTTTTCTTTAGGGGGTAATTCGGTCGATTTAGCGATCGCTTCAGACCGTCAGAATGATATCTTAGCGATCTTTAAAATTGACCCGATGACTCGTTTATTAGAAAGCATCGTTTCCAACAACATCGGAACAATTTTTACCCCCGTCGGACAAGTTTCTAACGGGACAACCACTGCTTACGGACTAGCAACCTATACCGACTTATCGACTGGGAAAAATTATGTTTTTGTTTCTCAGCGAGAGACAGGGAACGTCGCTCAATTAGAGCTCTTTGATGATGGTACGGGAAAAGTTAATTACACTCAAGTGCGATCGCTCACCTTACCGATTCCTCCAGGTGGCGTATTGGAAGATGCTCAAGTTGAAGGGATGGTCGCAGATCGGGAATTGGGGTATGTTTATGTTGGGCAAGAAAATCGGGGTATTTGGAAATTTTCAGCCTCTCCTAATGGCAGCACCCTTGGTCAACTCATTGATGCTGTTAAACCTGAAGGAACGCATTTAGAAGCGGATGTAGAAGGATTAACCATTTACTATAGTGATAACGGAACAGGTTATTTACTAGCATCAAGTCAAGGAGACAATACCTTTGCTATTTATGATCGCTTAGGCAATAACAATTATTTAGGTAGCTTTTCTATTGTAGCATCAGGGGGCATTGATTCGGTTGAGGAATCGGATGGTGCTGATGTTATCAATGTTCCTCTGGGATCTCAATTTCCTTTTGGATTATTTGTGACACAAGATGGTTCCAATGACCCGCCAGAACTGTTTTTTGATCCAGATGATCAAGAATTTGTTAATGTTAGTTCTAACTTCAAATTTGTCCCTTGGGAAACTATTGCTAATGCTTTTGCACCTAATCCCTTGCTGATTAATACTAGCAGCTTTGATCCTCGAAATCCTTCCTCTATTACCGTTCCAGAACCGACCCTTTCTATTTGGGGATTATTCGTTATGTTAGGAGTTGGTTATCTGAAACGGGGAAAAAATCATCCTTTTCGTTAA
- a CDS encoding RNA-guided endonuclease InsQ/TnpB family protein: MKQRLKFRIYPTTSQKTALAKLFGCTRVVWNDALAHCQQEYREGRKKPNNTQLSSRLTQLKKTEEKIWLGEVSAIPLQQSLRDLEVAYSNFFKSCQGKRKGKKVKSPKFKSRKFRQSARFTDNGFKINQQNVYLAKIGKLKIVWSRELPSKPSSVTVIKDSANRYFLSFVCDVNSSPLAPNNNSIGIDLGIIDFATLNNGEKIKSPKPLKHNLKQLRRLQKNLSRKQKGSKRHEVARLKVAKLHAKITDIRTDFLHQLSTKLIRENQTIALEDLNASGMVKNRKLSRAISDLGWRSFRTMLETKGEIYGRDVRIINRWEATSQTCSSCGFKGGKKELNIREWTCLNCGAVHDRDVNAATNILKVAGGHPETKNGRGEKIRLSNKKAHLSEASTTPQYKQLSLF; this comes from the coding sequence ATGAAGCAAAGATTAAAGTTCCGAATCTATCCGACAACCTCACAAAAAACAGCCCTAGCTAAACTGTTTGGCTGTACAAGAGTCGTATGGAATGATGCTTTAGCTCATTGCCAGCAAGAATATAGGGAGGGAAGAAAAAAGCCGAATAATACGCAACTTTCTAGTCGATTAACACAGCTTAAAAAGACTGAGGAGAAAATATGGTTAGGAGAGGTTTCTGCCATTCCTTTGCAGCAAAGCTTAAGGGATTTAGAAGTAGCCTATTCTAACTTTTTCAAGTCTTGCCAAGGAAAACGGAAAGGTAAAAAAGTTAAATCTCCAAAGTTTAAAAGCCGTAAATTTAGACAATCAGCAAGATTTACGGATAACGGATTTAAGATTAATCAGCAGAATGTTTACTTAGCTAAAATAGGTAAGTTAAAAATAGTTTGGTCTAGAGAATTACCATCTAAACCATCATCTGTTACTGTCATTAAAGACAGTGCTAATAGATACTTTTTAAGCTTTGTTTGTGATGTTAATTCTAGTCCGTTAGCTCCTAATAATAATTCCATTGGGATTGATTTAGGTATCATTGATTTTGCCACTTTAAACAACGGTGAAAAGATTAAATCCCCTAAGCCTTTAAAACACAACCTTAAACAATTAAGAAGGCTTCAGAAGAATCTATCTAGAAAGCAAAAAGGTAGTAAAAGACATGAAGTAGCTAGATTAAAAGTAGCTAAACTACACGCTAAGATAACTGATATTAGGACTGATTTTCTGCATCAACTATCAACTAAGTTAATTCGTGAAAACCAAACGATTGCCTTAGAAGATCTTAATGCCAGTGGAATGGTTAAAAACCGTAAACTTTCCCGTGCGATTTCTGATTTAGGATGGCGTAGTTTTCGGACGATGCTAGAAACTAAAGGAGAGATTTATGGGAGAGATGTTAGGATAATTAACCGATGGGAAGCTACCAGTCAAACCTGTTCAAGTTGTGGGTTTAAGGGTGGAAAAAAAGAGCTTAATATTCGAGAGTGGACTTGCTTAAATTGTGGTGCAGTTCACGATAGAGATGTTAATGCTGCAACGAATATTTTAAAAGTCGCGGGAGGGCATCCTGAGACTAAAAACGGACGTGGAGAGAAGATAAGACTTTCTAATAAGAAAGCACATCTCAGTGAAGCGTCAACCACCCCTCAATATAAGCAATTAAGCTTGTTTTAG
- the typA gene encoding translational GTPase TypA, which translates to MSLPIRNVAIIAHVDHGKTTLVDALLKQSGIFREGEDIPDCVMDSNTLERERGITILSKNTAVRYNDTLINIVDTPGHADFGGEVERVLGMVDGCILIVDANEGPMPQTRFVLKKALEKGLRPIVVVNKIDRPQADPNIAVDKVFDLFVELGADDDQCDFTTLFASGLSGYAKETLEEEGVDMKPLFEAILHHVPPPAGDVNKPLQLQVTTLDYSDYLGRIIIGRIHNGTIKAGQQAALMKEDGSIVRGKISKLLGFEGLQRVEMQEASAGYIVAVAGFADANIGETLTCPNEPQALPLIKVDEPTLQMTFSVNDSPFAGQEGKFVTSRQIRDRLHRELETNVALRVEDTDSPDKFAVSGRGELHLGILIETMRREGYEFQVSQPQVIYREVNGQPCEPYEYLVLDVPEEAVGASIERLGQRKGEMQDMQTGTNGRTQLEFVVPARGLIGFRGEFIRLSRGEGIMNHSFLEYRPFSGELATRYNGVITSFEEGVATFYALQNAEDRGVFFITPGTKVYKGMIIGESNRPQDVELNICKTKQLTNHRSATGDELVQLQAPEEMSLERALEYIGPDELVEVTPQSIRLRKMKAQKLVKR; encoded by the coding sequence ATGTCTCTTCCCATTCGCAACGTTGCCATCATCGCCCACGTCGATCACGGTAAAACCACCCTGGTTGATGCCCTCCTCAAGCAGTCCGGTATCTTCCGCGAAGGAGAAGACATCCCTGACTGTGTTATGGATTCCAATACCCTTGAACGGGAACGGGGAATCACCATTTTGTCCAAAAATACCGCCGTTCGCTACAATGACACCCTCATCAACATTGTAGATACCCCTGGTCACGCAGACTTTGGGGGAGAAGTCGAACGAGTTCTCGGGATGGTCGATGGTTGCATCCTAATTGTAGATGCTAACGAAGGCCCCATGCCCCAAACCCGTTTTGTCCTCAAAAAAGCCTTAGAAAAGGGGTTACGTCCCATCGTTGTCGTCAACAAAATTGACCGTCCCCAAGCAGACCCCAACATTGCCGTTGATAAAGTCTTCGATCTCTTCGTCGAATTAGGGGCAGACGATGATCAATGCGATTTTACCACCCTGTTTGCGTCAGGATTATCGGGTTACGCCAAAGAAACCCTAGAAGAAGAAGGGGTAGACATGAAACCCCTGTTTGAAGCGATTTTACACCATGTTCCGCCACCGGCCGGAGACGTTAACAAACCCCTCCAGTTGCAAGTGACCACCCTCGACTATTCCGACTACTTAGGACGCATCATCATCGGACGCATCCATAACGGAACCATCAAAGCGGGACAACAAGCTGCCTTAATGAAAGAAGATGGCAGCATTGTCCGAGGAAAAATCAGTAAATTACTCGGTTTTGAAGGACTGCAACGGGTAGAAATGCAAGAAGCATCCGCAGGGTATATTGTCGCGGTTGCCGGGTTCGCTGATGCTAACATCGGAGAAACCCTCACTTGTCCCAACGAACCCCAAGCGTTACCCTTAATCAAGGTCGATGAACCCACCTTACAGATGACCTTCTCCGTCAACGACTCCCCCTTTGCCGGACAAGAAGGAAAATTCGTCACCTCCCGTCAGATCCGCGATCGCTTACACCGAGAATTAGAAACTAACGTGGCCTTGCGAGTCGAAGACACCGACTCCCCCGATAAATTCGCCGTATCGGGACGGGGAGAACTCCATTTAGGTATTCTCATCGAAACCATGCGTCGGGAAGGATATGAGTTCCAAGTCTCCCAACCCCAAGTGATCTATCGGGAAGTCAACGGACAACCCTGCGAACCCTACGAGTACCTAGTCTTAGATGTCCCCGAAGAAGCGGTGGGGGCAAGTATCGAACGCTTAGGACAACGCAAAGGGGAAATGCAGGATATGCAAACGGGAACTAATGGACGGACACAATTAGAATTTGTTGTCCCGGCCCGGGGGTTAATTGGGTTCCGTGGTGAGTTCATCCGTCTGTCACGGGGTGAGGGTATTATGAACCACAGTTTCCTCGAATATCGTCCCTTTTCGGGTGAATTGGCAACCCGTTACAATGGGGTTATCACCTCCTTTGAAGAAGGGGTAGCGACTTTCTATGCGTTGCAAAATGCGGAAGATCGCGGCGTATTCTTTATTACCCCTGGTACTAAAGTGTATAAAGGGATGATCATTGGAGAAAGTAACCGCCCCCAAGATGTGGAATTGAATATCTGCAAAACCAAGCAATTAACCAACCATCGTTCGGCAACAGGGGATGAATTAGTTCAACTCCAAGCCCCCGAAGAAATGAGTCTAGAACGGGCACTAGAATATATTGGACCCGATGAATTGGTTGAGGTAACACCCCAGTCTATTCGACTCCGAAAAATGAAAGCCCAAAAATTAGTTAAACGCTAA
- a CDS encoding ArnT family glycosyltransferase, producing the protein MAVILPLIALVLLLLIFYKKTNYFRHSLLSSSICWGLLLTIITEVLSLIQSLVFSYLSLGWGFINILLIFIYLNIKLTKHKKKIDLKKIFYKLSNFWIIIVLGVTFVVTIVGLTALISPPNNRDSMDYHMARVAYWIQNHSLNHYPTHYLAQLYQGPLAELIIVNLQILSGGDYLANLVQWLSLIGSLLGVSLIAKLLGADLWGQLFSAVVAATIPMGILQGSSTQNDYVASFWLVCLTYFVLLNVKGQRNWSNFLQLSFSLGLAILTKGTSYIYALPLIIWFLLSELKYLKWQIWKPTLMLGIVVFIINLGHYSRNYLLFGKIIFTGNKYTNDAFSLPIFISNFIRNIALHLRTPVQSFNFLLQKVVSLIHQILGIDISDIRTTWSGQEFQLYFPSGQEAVSSLLHENLAANTLHLLLIVGAIFILFFQGKYKKDKLLFYYCIILISMFFLFCLLLKWQPWNSRLHLPIFVLFSPFSGSVFSRFKSRSFITFLSIFLIISSFPWVFFNTSRPIISNLKTESILTTSRTNQYFNNWPTIKNPYLKATGYINSQECSKIGLTRDFQVWQYPLFIFIKPTTSNPLEIRNINVTNISSEKMKVEPYKHFIPCAIISLNFPDQKKKISKEINTNTGTYSIKFSSRLINVFMKQ; encoded by the coding sequence ATGGCAGTAATATTACCTTTAATTGCCCTGGTTTTGTTGTTGTTAATTTTCTATAAAAAAACAAATTACTTTCGACATTCATTGTTGTCATCATCAATATGTTGGGGGCTTTTATTGACGATAATTACTGAAGTTTTGAGCTTAATACAATCACTTGTCTTTAGTTATCTTTCGTTAGGATGGGGATTCATAAATATATTATTGATTTTTATTTACTTAAATATAAAATTAACTAAACATAAGAAAAAAATAGATCTAAAAAAAATATTTTATAAGCTTTCTAATTTTTGGATAATTATAGTATTAGGAGTAACTTTTGTTGTTACCATCGTTGGTTTGACAGCTTTAATATCACCGCCGAATAATAGGGATTCTATGGATTATCATATGGCTCGTGTAGCCTATTGGATTCAAAACCATAGCTTAAATCACTATCCAACTCATTACTTAGCTCAATTGTACCAGGGACCCTTAGCAGAATTGATAATCGTGAATTTACAAATTTTGAGTGGTGGTGATTATTTGGCTAACCTTGTCCAGTGGTTAAGTTTGATTGGGAGTCTTTTGGGGGTATCATTGATTGCTAAATTATTAGGTGCAGATCTTTGGGGTCAACTATTTTCTGCGGTAGTTGCAGCTACTATACCAATGGGTATCCTTCAAGGATCAAGCACTCAAAATGATTATGTGGCTTCTTTTTGGTTAGTTTGCTTGACTTATTTTGTATTATTAAATGTTAAAGGTCAGAGAAATTGGAGCAATTTTTTACAGTTATCCTTTAGTCTAGGACTGGCTATTTTGACTAAAGGAACATCCTATATCTATGCTCTTCCTTTGATTATTTGGTTTTTACTTTCAGAATTAAAGTACCTCAAATGGCAGATATGGAAACCAACTTTAATGTTAGGAATTGTAGTTTTTATAATTAATTTAGGACATTATTCTCGTAATTATTTATTGTTTGGTAAAATAATATTTACTGGAAATAAATATACAAATGACGCTTTTTCATTGCCAATTTTTATATCAAATTTCATTAGAAATATAGCACTACATTTACGAACTCCAGTTCAGTCATTTAATTTTTTACTACAAAAAGTTGTGTCTTTGATTCATCAAATATTAGGGATAGATATTAGTGATATTAGAACTACATGGTCTGGACAAGAATTTCAACTTTATTTTCCTAGTGGTCAAGAAGCTGTCAGTAGTTTATTACATGAAAATTTAGCAGCTAATACCCTACATTTATTACTGATCGTAGGAGCTATTTTTATATTATTTTTTCAAGGAAAATACAAAAAAGATAAATTATTATTTTATTACTGTATAATTTTAATTTCTATGTTTTTCCTGTTCTGTTTATTATTGAAATGGCAACCCTGGAATAGTCGTCTACATTTGCCTATCTTTGTTTTGTTTTCACCGTTTAGTGGTAGTGTTTTCTCCCGTTTTAAAAGTCGTTCATTTATCACATTTCTATCAATATTTTTGATTATTTCATCTTTTCCTTGGGTTTTTTTTAATACATCTAGACCAATAATTAGTAATCTAAAAACGGAAAGTATATTAACAACAAGTAGAACAAATCAGTATTTTAATAATTGGCCAACAATTAAAAACCCTTACTTAAAAGCTACTGGATATATAAATTCTCAAGAATGTTCAAAAATTGGATTAACTCGAGATTTTCAAGTATGGCAGTATCCTTTATTTATATTCATTAAACCGACAACATCTAATCCATTAGAAATTAGAAATATTAATGTTACTAATATCTCGTCAGAAAAAATGAAAGTAGAACCCTATAAACATTTTATCCCTTGCGCTATTATTTCTCTGAATTTTCCGGATCAAAAAAAGAAAATAAGCAAAGAAATTAACACTAATACTGGAACTTACAGTATCAAATTTTCCTCTAGACTAATTAATGTTTTTATGAAACAATAG
- a CDS encoding GNAT family N-acetyltransferase: MKDKVKIITQVNDSQIKDLYQLYQLSWWSQGRMLDGIKIMLENSDLIIGLSHCETEKLIGFARVLTDYVYRATIWDVMVDPSYQKKGLGSLLMESIMNHQSLRNVECFSLMCLPEAIPFYEKFEFATYHKPIEIMIRSRHS; the protein is encoded by the coding sequence ATGAAAGACAAAGTTAAAATCATTACCCAAGTGAATGACTCACAAATTAAAGATTTATATCAACTCTATCAATTAAGTTGGTGGAGTCAAGGTAGAATGCTAGATGGTATTAAAATAATGCTAGAAAATTCTGATCTTATTATTGGATTATCTCATTGTGAAACTGAAAAACTCATTGGGTTTGCTCGTGTCTTGACAGATTATGTCTATCGAGCTACGATCTGGGATGTTATGGTTGATCCTTCCTATCAAAAAAAAGGGCTAGGTTCTCTACTGATGGAAAGTATTATGAATCATCAATCATTACGAAATGTAGAATGTTTTTCATTAATGTGTTTACCTGAAGCGATTCCTTTTTATGAAAAATTTGAGTTTGCAACCTATCATAAACCGATAGAAATCATGATCCGAAGCCGTCACTCATAA